A section of the Spirosoma oryzicola genome encodes:
- a CDS encoding transaldolase family protein, translating to MEALIGPKTVNTVPMDTLQAYREQGKPSVRLSSHYSEALQMLEQVQRAGVDLNTVAEQLEKEGIAKFNQPYDKLLKAIDTQKYALRDG from the coding sequence GTGGAGGCCCTCATCGGCCCTAAAACAGTGAATACCGTGCCGATGGATACGTTGCAGGCCTACCGTGAACAGGGAAAGCCATCTGTTCGTTTATCCAGCCACTATTCAGAAGCCCTTCAAATGCTGGAACAAGTGCAGCGGGCGGGTGTGGATCTGAACACAGTTGCTGAGCAACTGGAAAAGGAAGGGATCGCTAAGTTTAATCAACCGTATGACAAGCTTCTGAAAGCGATCGATACACAAAAGTATGCCTTGAGGGACGGCTAA
- a CDS encoding winged helix-turn-helix transcriptional regulator, with translation MRGASENQTETPYKKARLSIQDTLDVVGGKWKLVLIFVLIDGKKRFNQLSREVGISPRILSKELQELEMNGLISRTVCHTKPVTVDYALTDYSKTLSDVVTTMCKWGERHREKIVGSD, from the coding sequence GTGAGAGGGGCTTCAGAAAATCAGACGGAAACGCCGTACAAAAAGGCAAGATTATCCATACAGGATACCTTGGATGTAGTCGGAGGTAAATGGAAATTAGTCTTGATATTTGTTCTTATCGATGGGAAAAAGAGGTTCAATCAACTCTCGAGAGAGGTTGGTATTAGTCCTCGAATTTTGTCGAAAGAGCTACAAGAACTAGAAATGAATGGACTGATCAGCCGCACGGTTTGCCATACCAAACCTGTTACGGTTGATTATGCGCTTACTGACTATAGTAAGACCCTGTCGGATGTAGTTACAACCATGTGTAAGTGGGGGGAAAGACACCGGGAGAAAATTGTTGGTAGCGATTAA
- a CDS encoding efflux RND transporter periplasmic adaptor subunit, translating into MKLGTLLAGCCLLASCAEQPTSEQAAPPALPVATVQTSTQTTYQDYPVAIEGIVNVEIRPQIAGILDRILVDEGAAVRQGQPLFKINDAPYRERLNTALAAQYAAEGALVSAQLEVDKFAPLVQNKVVSDIQLKTAQAALTVAKANLQRAEAEVSSARINLGYTLIKAPVSGYLGRLLIKQGSLIGPTDAQALTQLSDVHQIHTYFSLGEDDFLSFRKQYAGQTLPQKLAHVPPVALVLADQSMFPVRGKVDMVDGQFDKTTGAVTLRATFPNANGLLRSGNTGTIRLALAHPNVLLVPTAATVELQDRVFVYAVGDSNRVSRQAITIQGKSGANYLVSEGVKDGDRIVLQGIDHLQEGQLIQPTQGPKPNAAVAGRVAVQSVQN; encoded by the coding sequence ATGAAACTAGGCACATTGCTGGCTGGCTGCTGTTTGCTAGCCAGTTGCGCCGAGCAGCCAACTTCCGAGCAGGCAGCGCCCCCGGCTTTACCCGTAGCCACCGTGCAAACCAGCACCCAAACTACCTATCAGGACTATCCTGTGGCCATTGAAGGGATCGTTAATGTCGAAATCAGGCCTCAGATCGCCGGAATACTCGACCGTATTCTGGTCGACGAAGGAGCCGCCGTGCGGCAGGGACAGCCCCTGTTCAAGATCAACGATGCCCCCTACCGAGAGCGGTTGAATACGGCGCTGGCCGCCCAATATGCAGCAGAAGGCGCTCTGGTTAGTGCCCAATTGGAGGTCGATAAATTTGCGCCCCTGGTGCAGAATAAAGTCGTCTCCGATATTCAGCTAAAAACGGCACAGGCGGCCCTGACGGTGGCAAAGGCCAACCTGCAGCGCGCCGAAGCCGAGGTCAGTAGCGCCCGCATCAACCTGGGTTATACACTCATTAAAGCCCCCGTTAGCGGCTACCTGGGGCGCTTGCTAATCAAGCAGGGCAGCCTGATAGGACCTACTGATGCCCAAGCCCTAACCCAGCTCTCTGACGTACACCAAATACACACCTACTTCTCGCTGGGAGAAGATGATTTTCTCTCCTTTCGCAAACAATACGCCGGGCAAACACTTCCCCAAAAGCTGGCCCACGTGCCCCCGGTGGCCCTGGTACTGGCTGACCAAAGTATGTTCCCGGTACGGGGGAAAGTAGATATGGTGGACGGGCAGTTTGATAAGACGACGGGGGCCGTGACGCTGCGCGCCACCTTCCCCAACGCCAATGGACTGCTGCGCTCGGGCAACACGGGCACCATTCGGCTGGCCCTGGCGCACCCCAACGTGCTGCTGGTACCCACTGCCGCCACCGTAGAGCTGCAGGACCGCGTATTTGTGTACGCGGTGGGCGACAGCAACCGCGTCAGCCGCCAAGCCATCACCATTCAGGGCAAGAGCGGGGCCAACTACCTGGTGAGCGAGGGCGTAAAAGACGGCGACCGCATCGTGCTGCAAGGCATTGACCACTTGCAGGAAGGTCAACTCATCCAACCGACTCAGGGGCCTAAACCCAATGCCGCCGTGGCGGGCAGGGTAGCCGTCCAATCTGTTCAGAATTAA
- a CDS encoding ElyC/SanA/YdcF family protein, with amino-acid sequence MSQTLIDELTSLCFYRQDLVEPVDFLFVFGSNVFQHQLAQLINQAIETTGVKLILITGGVARYNDLRIDSVAESERILAAIKYRDRTDLRFILETISTNTLENVVEARKAYNFQVSKQMLFIAHSYATMRSYLFHAQGEITGWPLVLPSEVEGYGVSQADWHKSAKGRALVWGEYLRFEAYGRRGDFPIQAVEHTLRKIQLLVA; translated from the coding sequence ATGAGTCAGACCCTGATTGATGAATTAACCAGTCTCTGTTTTTATCGACAAGACCTAGTAGAGCCCGTGGACTTCCTGTTCGTCTTTGGTTCCAACGTCTTCCAGCACCAGTTAGCACAACTCATTAACCAGGCAATTGAGACGACTGGGGTCAAGCTCATTCTGATCACCGGTGGTGTGGCTCGCTACAACGATCTGCGAATTGATTCAGTAGCCGAGTCCGAACGTATCTTAGCCGCCATCAAGTATAGAGATCGGACCGATCTGCGCTTCATCTTAGAAACCATATCGACTAATACCTTAGAAAATGTAGTAGAAGCCCGGAAAGCGTATAATTTTCAAGTATCCAAGCAAATGTTATTCATAGCCCATTCCTACGCTACCATGCGGTCCTATCTGTTTCATGCACAAGGCGAGATCACGGGTTGGCCATTGGTGCTACCATCTGAGGTAGAGGGGTATGGAGTTAGTCAGGCCGACTGGCATAAATCGGCGAAAGGCCGAGCCCTAGTATGGGGTGAGTATTTACGCTTTGAGGCCTACGGTCGCAGGGGTGATTTTCCTATTCAAGCGGTTGAACACACACTCCGTAAAATTCAGTTACTAGTAGCCTAA
- a CDS encoding NmrA family NAD(P)-binding protein: protein MKNNPASTGSGSERAKVLIIGATGRVGSQVVEELDRNSDSITVRLSTTDQKKANQWQQQGWDSVVLDLDKPETFADALDGIDRIFLLTGYTVDMLRQSKLLVDAASKAGVSHIVHLGVFTSRHDLIPHFMWHDMVETYIEASGMAWTHLHPNVIADTSLAVDPPITEIGSFTVYWGDAPQGWVFASDIAAVAATVLREGPKKRGGANYYLSTEVLTGPQVAAILSKASGKEITCNVLNPDDQKAIIEQIPSVLVKAYMESAYITMQLAKSGQMEAQTIVKDDVLTVVGRPGLTMEEWARLNLV, encoded by the coding sequence ATGAAAAATAATCCTGCCTCAACTGGTAGCGGAAGTGAAAGAGCCAAAGTATTGATTATTGGTGCTACGGGGCGAGTAGGGTCACAGGTTGTTGAAGAACTCGACAGGAATAGTGATTCGATTACCGTCCGTCTTTCTACAACTGATCAGAAAAAAGCCAATCAATGGCAGCAGCAAGGTTGGGATTCAGTAGTTCTGGACTTGGACAAACCGGAAACTTTTGCCGATGCGCTGGATGGTATTGACAGAATATTTCTGTTGACTGGTTATACCGTAGACATGCTTCGTCAAAGCAAACTGCTAGTCGATGCTGCCTCAAAAGCGGGCGTGAGTCATATCGTTCATCTGGGCGTATTTACTTCCCGTCACGACCTAATCCCTCACTTCATGTGGCACGATATGGTTGAAACATACATCGAAGCCAGTGGAATGGCCTGGACGCATCTTCATCCGAACGTGATTGCAGATACTTCATTAGCGGTAGATCCACCTATCACCGAAATAGGTTCGTTCACAGTCTATTGGGGTGATGCGCCACAAGGATGGGTCTTTGCGTCAGATATTGCCGCTGTAGCCGCTACAGTGTTGCGTGAAGGCCCCAAAAAACGCGGCGGAGCCAACTACTATTTAAGTACTGAAGTATTGACCGGACCTCAAGTAGCGGCTATCCTGTCAAAAGCATCTGGAAAAGAAATTACCTGCAATGTTCTCAATCCAGACGACCAGAAAGCGATAATTGAGCAAATTCCATCTGTATTGGTAAAAGCGTATATGGAAAGCGCTTACATAACGATGCAATTAGCAAAAAGTGGACAAATGGAAGCGCAGACAATTGTCAAAGACGACGTTTTAACGGTCGTAGGTCGCCCTGGTTTGACGATGGAAGAATGGGCACGGCTGAACCTTGTTTAG
- a CDS encoding helix-turn-helix domain-containing protein: MSTGQKIKEIRLKQGMTQQELALEANINLRTVQRIENEEVIPRSYTLKIIAKALHIEESELIDSNPSGNDQQNPRQGKAMLVWLHLSGLFLLPAFLTWFFEKEHDRDIKYHGADVINFQLSMLALLLPCLFLA, encoded by the coding sequence ATGTCAACTGGACAAAAAATTAAAGAAATTAGGCTTAAACAGGGAATGACACAACAAGAACTGGCCCTGGAAGCAAACATTAACCTGAGAACTGTTCAACGAATCGAGAATGAAGAGGTAATTCCTCGTAGCTATACACTCAAAATAATTGCAAAAGCATTACATATTGAGGAGTCAGAGCTAATCGATTCGAACCCATCGGGAAATGATCAGCAAAATCCCCGTCAGGGTAAGGCTATGTTAGTATGGCTGCATTTAAGTGGCTTATTTTTATTGCCGGCTTTTCTGACCTGGTTTTTCGAAAAAGAGCATGATCGGGACATTAAGTACCATGGAGCCGATGTGATCAATTTTCAGCTAAGCATGTTGGCCCTTTTACTGCCCTGCTTATTTTTAGCCTGA
- a CDS encoding bestrophin family protein, whose product MLLNNKISIRFYIRHILKQAFLIFLFANLVVISKWFIPWSFQIPISIAAILGTCIALLLAFRTNQAYDRWWEARIAWGAIVNDSRSFIRQLQTFLPVDTNHKTYLHPFVERQCAWCYVLGDTLRRQPVSQRLEEFLPSQEAKQVADAHNPPNMLLVKHALAIRRLYDEALITDYQLVQLNATLTNLTDSMGRCERIKNTVFPRTYTFNMQVFIYLFASILPFCFDDQYYYLDVPLVTLISAAFILIEKSAIQLQDPFENQPTDTPVTTIARSIEISLKSMTGYTIIPELLVPERYYSL is encoded by the coding sequence ATGCTACTAAACAATAAGATTTCCATCCGTTTCTACATCCGGCATATACTAAAACAGGCCTTTTTGATTTTTTTGTTTGCCAATCTGGTTGTTATCAGTAAATGGTTTATTCCTTGGTCCTTCCAGATCCCTATCTCCATTGCGGCAATTCTGGGAACCTGTATCGCTCTCTTACTAGCTTTTCGGACCAATCAAGCTTATGATCGTTGGTGGGAGGCAAGAATAGCCTGGGGAGCTATTGTCAATGATAGCCGTAGTTTTATTCGGCAATTGCAAACCTTCCTGCCCGTGGATACTAACCACAAAACCTATCTCCATCCATTTGTTGAGCGTCAATGTGCTTGGTGTTACGTATTAGGGGATACCTTACGCAGACAGCCAGTGTCTCAGCGACTAGAGGAGTTTCTTCCTTCACAAGAAGCTAAGCAGGTTGCTGATGCGCACAACCCACCGAATATGCTGCTGGTAAAGCATGCGTTGGCAATTCGACGGCTGTATGATGAGGCATTAATTACGGATTATCAGCTGGTGCAGCTAAACGCTACGCTCACTAACTTGACAGATTCTATGGGGCGCTGTGAACGGATTAAAAATACAGTTTTCCCTCGGACCTATACCTTCAATATGCAGGTGTTCATCTACCTATTCGCGAGTATACTTCCTTTTTGTTTTGATGATCAATATTATTATTTAGATGTGCCACTAGTGACGCTCATATCAGCTGCGTTTATTTTAATCGAAAAAAGCGCGATTCAATTACAAGACCCCTTTGAGAACCAACCCACTGATACACCGGTCACCACCATCGCGCGCTCGATTGAAATTAGTCTTAAAAGTATGACGGGGTATACAATAATTCCTGAGCTACTAGTTCCTGAACGCTATTACTCCCTATGA
- a CDS encoding ArsR/SmtB family transcription factor — MDTKSLVKMAKSLSDPHRLQLLKEIAKGTNRGCADLFEAVPISQPSMSQHLKALSDAGLIESHKEGRNKFISINPAKLQELESFLQSLKIT; from the coding sequence ATGGATACCAAATCCCTCGTTAAAATGGCTAAATCCCTCAGCGATCCGCACCGCCTGCAGCTCCTCAAGGAAATTGCCAAAGGGACAAACCGGGGGTGTGCCGATTTGTTTGAGGCCGTTCCGATCAGCCAACCGTCTATGTCCCAACATTTGAAAGCGCTTTCGGATGCCGGTTTGATCGAGTCGCATAAGGAAGGCCGTAATAAATTTATATCGATTAATCCAGCTAAGCTGCAGGAGTTGGAAAGTTTCCTACAGTCCTTAAAAATAACCTAG
- a CDS encoding 3-oxoacyl-ACP synthase III family protein — MIRSVITATGSHIPDTIIPNEAFLSTQFFTPESVAIPKEQVALLTQFKAITGIQQRRYAHADQLASDLGLLVASQALTSAGVDPETLDYLIVAHNFGDVAQGSNRVDLVPSLASRIKARLAIKTPNCVAYDLAFGCPGWLEGLIQANYYIRSGDARRCLVIGTETLSRVIDPADRDSLLFSDGSGAVILEAQSNGSIGLLAHHTQTHAHQHVDFLKMGKSYGPVGADSADLFLKMNGRKVYEFALQHVPLVIKQALDKAGMTLGDVKQVLMHQANEKMNIAILERLFQLYGQAEPRLSLMPMTISWLGNSSVATLPTLLDLLQRGQLVNHRLAAGDTIVLASVGAGMNINAVVYQY; from the coding sequence ATGATTCGTTCTGTTATTACAGCTACTGGTAGTCATATTCCGGATACTATCATCCCTAATGAGGCTTTTTTAAGCACCCAATTCTTTACTCCGGAAAGCGTAGCTATACCTAAAGAGCAAGTGGCGCTGTTAACTCAGTTTAAAGCCATTACCGGCATTCAGCAACGGCGCTACGCCCACGCTGACCAGCTAGCCTCAGATCTGGGTTTGTTGGTCGCCAGCCAGGCCCTAACCAGCGCAGGCGTCGATCCGGAAACCTTGGATTACCTGATCGTGGCGCACAATTTTGGCGATGTGGCTCAGGGCAGTAACCGTGTCGACTTGGTTCCTTCCCTAGCCTCTCGAATTAAAGCCCGCTTAGCTATAAAAACCCCCAATTGTGTGGCCTATGATTTGGCCTTTGGGTGCCCAGGTTGGCTGGAAGGGCTTATCCAGGCCAACTACTATATTCGTTCAGGCGACGCCAGGCGCTGTCTGGTCATTGGTACCGAAACCTTGTCGCGGGTTATTGATCCAGCGGATCGGGATTCGTTACTGTTTAGTGATGGGAGTGGCGCGGTTATCTTAGAAGCTCAATCTAATGGGTCAATAGGTTTGTTAGCCCATCATACCCAGACCCATGCCCATCAGCACGTTGACTTTCTGAAGATGGGTAAATCCTATGGGCCTGTTGGTGCCGATAGTGCCGATCTGTTTCTGAAAATGAATGGACGTAAAGTGTATGAATTTGCCTTACAGCATGTACCCCTGGTGATCAAGCAGGCACTGGATAAAGCCGGGATGACGCTAGGGGATGTGAAGCAGGTTCTGATGCATCAAGCCAATGAAAAAATGAACATAGCTATTTTAGAGCGTCTTTTCCAGTTATACGGCCAAGCGGAGCCTCGGCTGAGCCTGATGCCCATGACCATTTCCTGGCTGGGCAATAGTTCGGTAGCCACCCTACCTACGTTGCTGGACTTACTCCAGCGGGGGCAGCTGGTAAATCACCGGCTGGCAGCCGGTGACACGATTGTATTGGCCTCGGTGGGAGCTGGCATGAACATTAACGCGGTGGTCTATCAGTACTAA
- a CDS encoding nitrilase-related carbon-nitrogen hydrolase: MAWYFGNALTGNYWYLVWLAPTPLLGLAYYRSPRTSFWLAFAACLLGRLSWLTYLQTVVSIIPALLLTLALAYVFARIIVWSTTITHHLDSWYTVFTYPVLMTSFEYLVGTFSPDGTATSIAYTQADMVPLIQIASVTGSLGITFLVSFFPALIALGCWAYQRNRHWISYLVSSAFLVYGLSFLYSWYRISGQKPLSGFKVGLVALEESRHHKAQQATAGQLKRLLDDYSQAISSAVAQGATVVVLPETAIRLSLDTYQPVIASLKRTAHRYEVDLVDGLADFSQPQARNSALVINGKGEIVADYTKNHLVRGFEGHFTAGDQVGLFKLAGQKAGVAICKDLDFPGTMRRYGNEPITSLFVPANDFVVDAWLHSRMALVRGVENGFSLVRTPRQGRLLVSDGLGHVLYEANTSAGNKAVLIGSIPASPISSFYTKTGNWFGLVNLLLAAYWLWRTRVVRKSILALS; the protein is encoded by the coding sequence TTGGCATGGTACTTTGGTAACGCCCTGACCGGAAACTATTGGTATCTGGTCTGGCTAGCGCCGACTCCTCTTTTAGGTCTGGCATACTACCGCTCCCCAAGAACCAGTTTTTGGTTGGCTTTCGCAGCCTGTTTACTGGGAAGACTGAGTTGGCTAACTTATTTACAAACCGTCGTTTCGATCATTCCGGCCCTGCTGCTTACTCTGGCACTGGCCTATGTATTTGCCCGCATCATTGTTTGGTCAACTACCATCACCCACCATCTTGATTCCTGGTACACTGTTTTCACCTACCCGGTCTTAATGACTAGCTTCGAATACTTGGTCGGGACGTTTTCACCCGACGGAACGGCGACCAGCATAGCCTATACCCAAGCGGATATGGTACCGCTGATTCAGATTGCATCGGTAACAGGTAGTTTGGGCATTACGTTTTTGGTCAGCTTTTTCCCCGCCCTAATCGCCCTGGGTTGTTGGGCTTATCAACGAAACCGGCACTGGATTTCCTACTTAGTGAGTAGTGCCTTCTTGGTGTATGGCCTGTCGTTTCTCTATAGTTGGTATCGTATCAGTGGCCAAAAGCCTTTATCGGGCTTCAAAGTGGGATTAGTGGCCTTGGAAGAGAGTAGACATCACAAAGCCCAGCAGGCTACTGCTGGCCAACTTAAGCGTCTTCTTGATGATTATTCACAAGCTATTTCGTCAGCTGTCGCACAAGGCGCAACCGTTGTTGTGCTTCCAGAAACGGCTATCCGATTAAGCCTAGACACGTATCAACCAGTCATAGCTTCCCTCAAGCGGACTGCCCACCGTTATGAGGTCGATCTGGTGGATGGACTCGCTGATTTCAGTCAACCCCAGGCCCGCAATTCGGCATTGGTTATTAATGGGAAGGGGGAAATCGTCGCTGACTATACTAAAAACCATCTGGTGAGAGGCTTTGAGGGTCACTTCACCGCCGGTGACCAAGTAGGCCTGTTTAAGCTGGCTGGTCAGAAAGCGGGTGTTGCTATTTGTAAAGACCTTGATTTTCCTGGCACGATGCGCCGGTACGGCAACGAGCCGATTACTAGCTTATTTGTACCCGCCAATGATTTTGTCGTTGACGCTTGGCTGCATTCCCGCATGGCGTTAGTACGGGGAGTTGAAAATGGCTTCTCCCTGGTAAGAACCCCCCGGCAAGGCCGTCTGTTGGTTAGCGATGGGTTAGGTCATGTTTTATACGAAGCCAATACCTCAGCCGGTAACAAAGCGGTTTTGATCGGCAGCATACCCGCTTCTCCAATAAGCAGTTTCTATACCAAGACTGGGAACTGGTTTGGTCTAGTTAATCTATTGTTGGCTGCTTACTGGCTCTGGCGGACAAGGGTTGTCAGGAAATCCATACTGGCTTTGAGCTGA
- a CDS encoding transglutaminase family protein: MAIWVQLTHQTLYQYERMVYLSTQLIRLKPTAYCQAVIEDYSLTIQPANHVLHWQQDPFGNFIARVDFLEKVTRLSIQVQLTANLQSINSFDFLIDEYALFFPFEYTDSLQHDLAPYRGATEHGAYLTQWIGQISHQSRQETVSFLINLTQQVCQAIIYQVRLQPGVQAADETLRRSTGSCRDCAWLLVQLVRKLGLAARFVSGYLVELSDSLSDTSTDATRDSLALHAWTEVYLPGAGWLGLDPTSGMVVTEAYIPLASSPDPVGAAVISGTTDSAQATLSYSSTVVHLP; encoded by the coding sequence ATGGCTATTTGGGTCCAACTTACTCACCAGACGCTTTATCAGTATGAGCGAATGGTCTATCTATCAACTCAACTGATTCGTTTGAAGCCCACGGCTTATTGCCAGGCAGTTATCGAGGACTATTCCTTAACGATTCAACCAGCTAATCATGTGCTGCACTGGCAGCAAGACCCATTTGGTAATTTTATCGCCCGCGTTGATTTTTTGGAAAAAGTAACTCGCCTGTCGATTCAGGTTCAGTTGACAGCTAACCTTCAATCGATAAACTCCTTCGATTTCTTAATTGATGAATATGCTTTGTTTTTCCCATTCGAGTACACTGATTCACTCCAACATGATTTAGCGCCCTACCGAGGGGCTACTGAACATGGAGCTTATCTAACCCAATGGATTGGGCAAATTAGCCATCAATCTCGTCAAGAGACGGTTTCCTTTCTCATCAACCTTACTCAACAGGTTTGTCAGGCCATCATCTACCAGGTACGGCTACAACCTGGGGTACAGGCTGCTGACGAAACGCTCCGACGTTCTACAGGTAGTTGCCGGGATTGCGCCTGGTTATTGGTGCAACTCGTCCGTAAGTTAGGCCTGGCAGCCCGCTTTGTCTCAGGTTATTTAGTGGAGTTGTCCGATTCATTGAGCGACACCTCCACTGATGCTACTAGGGATTCGCTGGCCTTACACGCCTGGACAGAGGTATACCTACCAGGGGCGGGTTGGCTAGGGCTTGACCCCACTTCGGGAATGGTGGTTACCGAAGCCTATATTCCACTGGCGAGTTCGCCTGATCCAGTAGGTGCCGCTGTGATTAGCGGCACAACAGATAGCGCACAAGCTACCCTTTCCTATTCAAGTACTGTTGTTCATTTACCCTGA